TATTAGACTTAGTGTAATTAAATTTTGCCTTGCTATTCTATTCATTGAATTATTTTAGTTTAAGCTTTTGTAAAAGCCTCTCCctttaaatttatttattattttttacaaagaaataaatcTTCCAACTCCTGTGGATATGGCGATACTCATCGTTGCACTCAAAACTATATATTTTTGGAGTACGAATTTTCGTTTTATTGGATTTGATATCCATGAACCTCTAAGTGTTGGGACCTCGGCCTTAACCACTAAATCAAATCCTCCCCGATGActaaatttttttcttaatttagaTTGTAATTATTTACAGGCATAAAGTTTGTATCTTTTCTTTATTGAAAGCATTTTCATAAATCAATGGCATGCGAAATAAAAATTACTACATGTTGACCATTTTTATTTCATGAATATAGATGTACTCTCAAGAAACAGCTTTGCATTGtgaaattacaaaattttaCTATCATTAATCAAGAAAATTATTTAGTTGAACAAAAAGTAGTTTCTTTCTCGTTTTGgctatttaattgcttttattgttttattacTATCATATCATTTAGTACTAGGAATTTTCTGTGTACAAATTATTctgtaaaaatgaaaattagagCATTTGAGAAGCCATTTTGCATTCTTGAATAACAAAATTTCATTATTGTCATTCTCTTTTGACTGCACTACAGAgaaaaaataactagggttgaAAGACTAAAAGCTCCTCTATAGTCTTCATGAAAGTCATGAGATCCCTATCGCTCAAAAATATCTAATGAACCTCCTTATGCTTTAGATTAATATGAAATTTGGATGGAAATCATCAATAGACAATATCATCATATATTTCTATTTCTTCTCAAAGGCATATTTCTAATTATTATTCTTCAAACAATTTTATAATCCTAGAATTTTTAGAGGACATTCACATGTTATAAGACGTTATGATTCTTTTTATTGCAAAAATAAGAACTCAATTTCTCTCAAGTTGTTCCCATAGAATTTCCTTTTCCTCCTTCATATACCTTTTCTAGCATGaaattgtttttcttctttcattTTCTAAACCTGAAatgcattttgtttttctttttgtaggTGTTTCATGAATCACATCCTATTTTTTATGATTCATTAAGAACTTTGTCACaacttaattttgaaaattggTTCTTGACATTTTTATGTGCTTTTCTTGCCAAACATTATTCATCGATTATTCTATACCTAAAACCTGTCCTCGAACCTACATTCTCTATTACTGTTCTTTTTAGATTATTTGAATATTGTCTTTCACAAATTGGGAACTTAATGGTTGCTCTATCCAATAAGCCATATTTTGTAACTTTAAGTGCCAGAAATGTTTTTGATAGAATTTAATAAAATCACTGTATTATTGATATCACATAATTTGTATTTGTTTAATActaattttatttgcttataatGTTCTTTAGTAAGAATAGCAACTCCAAAGGCTTCTCGTAATTGAGTAGCAGTTCTAGTTTCTAATTCATTATTTTTACCAAGACTTTCAGCCTTTTTATATTGGCCTTCTTTGCTTTCTTCCCAAAATTTCAaccagtttaaaaaaaaaatcttcttaTGATGTTTCGGTTATATAGCCTATGAACTTTCTATTCACCAATCATTTTTATAATTAGCTATAATTATGGACAAAGATTGTGTCCAACATCTATTACCCTATTACATTCTTTAAAGTAAGCATTTTTCAAATCCAAGTAAACTTCATTAACGCGATATTACTTTATATTAGGGTTTTGGATTAGATGTAGAGGCAGAGACTTCCacttcttttactttttgttcATCCAAAACATTTTTGttagtttcaaattttgaatcTGTACCCACGAAGCTTTTACGCAGAATTCTATATTTGAATGAGAATTTTCATCATTAGAGTCATCCATATTTACAATACAACATTTTTATATGTTTGGAACACAGTTTCATCTTGTTCATAAAGTGCTTATATTATGATTTAAATACTTGTTACGTTTATTATTTCTATTCTCTTCTTTATACCCAGATCTCTAATGTTACGTTTATCTATAtgcttggaaatttttttaCCCCTTTATCTTCTTGATGGTATATGGTCAAAACTTCATCATAACCTCTTCTAGTCGCCTTAAATAATTTTGGAATCTCTTCTAATTATTATTTCCTTCAATTATAGCCTTAGAGTAAGATTGGTCTTTGTTAACTATAGTTTTTAAAAGTTTTTTAGCATCTTGAGCTAAATCTACCAAACTTTGTTTTTGAACATGAATTTTAATATTGAACAGAGATTTTTCTTTTAAGTAATATTGAACGATACATATTAGCATGGCCTGCACGCAAGGATGACATGCACAAATCGAGAAGTGGTTCAATATTGAACAGAGATTTTCCATGTCTCGTACACTTTCTACCAAGAAAATTATTATTCCTGCAAGATTTTCTTCATTAGTTTCATATACATATTTAATATGAGGATATTCTCATTCTTCTCCTTCAATATAATTAATTTTCCTCCCTTGTTCTATTTTCTTGATAGATCTTACCCAATAAATTAGACGTAGCTTAACAATATCCAAAAAATCAATaatctcacttttttttttaccctctCACCCTTCTTCTCCTTCAACTGTCAGGCACAAAATTCAAACCCTGAATCTAACAGTGAAAACAGACTCTTAAACACCTTTCCCTAACCAgactttaattaacaattagCTTGATATTTTGCGTTGATAGTTTCTTGACTTAAAAGTGAAATACAAAAGTTTCTTAGCTGTATTTAGGATTAGGCCCCATTTGGGGCTATagtgtttttggtaaaaaaaaaaaaaaaagtaccttTGGTTGCTAAAAAGTACTTTTGAAGTATTTGGAGAACTTCATCTCATAAAATTAGGAGTTGAACATTTGGTGTTAAAAGCGCTTTTAGCAAAAGTTAAAATTTGATACTTTTAAAATagctttaaaaaaatttaatttaatcctTTTATCTTAGattatgaactaaataaagatacaaatatatttaaaaatttaaaattacatattatccAATACAATAAGTGTTTATTGAATTATGTAACCAAATAATGTACTTAAAAGTTCTTGAACATTGTAAGTACTTTTATTATAAGCCCTATTAAGTGGAATACTTTTTAATAAACTATCGCACCCTCAAACGGACCTAAAGAATAATTCCTAAGATCCAAATACTACAATGAGGACcgcaaatatttaaaattaatcaaTAATAAACAGATGAACAGAACCACACACCCTCATATATGGCTGAACTTTTTATTATATCGTTCGTAATTGACAAAAAAATCGTCCAAACAAAGACCATATAATTCAGCCTTTTTTTTGGTCTGTCTCAATCACTTTGCCTTTCCTCGAGGTTATTTCTTATTAATTTTCTGGTTAGTTGCTTACTATCGATGACGTGTTTCAGAAAGTTCCACTAAAGGGTCTTGATGACCAAAGTGCTGACTTGACTTGAAGAGAATGCAGCTTTCTTTTAAAGCGAGAGTTGAATTGGTTGGCGCAATTGAGATTCCACTTGtaaagcaaaaaataaataaataaataaattttgtttgttAGGTATACTACATAAATAGTTACAAGTTTTTATATAGCAAGAATAATAGTCCATACTTTTCGAGAAATTACTGACAATATAACTATAACTGATATATTATGAAATTACTTTTTCATAATGAcactttttcttctattttttaaTAGTGAGATAATATGAtaaaaaataatagaattaTTATTATGAAAAAAGTGGGTTTATCTGGCACATAATTAATCTGAATGTCCAAATAATAATGGGTTTATCTATAAGGACTCGTTACAAGAGGATTTGGCTGTTAGGGTATTGGTAAGTGaagttaaataagaaaatatttAATTACAATGGTGATTAAATGTGTGTGCACATTCACTTGgtaattttggtaaaaaaaattaGGTGCATTAACGCGTCAATAGAAACttgtaaaaaagaaaatctaacAATAATTAATTGTTTTCAATGGTAAGACTCTATTAAGCCACTTTTTTTTCTGCGACAATAAATTCTATTCTATATCTACTCATGCTCTATATTAGGGGGAGAGGGGCCTAAAGGCCATACTTTTACTCTATATTAGGGGAAGGGAATATCTAAAGGTCAAGGAAAATCCGGTGAATCACCACCGGTCCAGACTGGTGCCTTCGCACCCATTGGTAAAATTTTCAGGAAAGTCAGGATATTAAATTATAGGTTGAGAatcccttaaaaaaaaaaaagttgagaATCCCTTAACCTGTACCTAAGTAGAGATTTAAAATTCTGTTGGTGGCCAACTATTCTAAAAGTAGTTAGTTTATTAAGCCACTAAATATCAGTAATTAGGTACGGTATCAAAGCGGTATAATTTGTTGGGTTAGGAATAAGAGATATTTTACACAAACAAATCAATATTTATTCAAAACTCCAAAGATATCCCTCTTTAAGGGCTTTCCATGATAGAAATTTTGCGACTTGGAGTAGATCACAAGGATGCCAAACTATGTGCTGCGTCCAAGTTATAACCTTTACGTATTATATCACTAAACTTTGTTAATATTACATCTTGTGATTTGGTATTCACAATTTGTTCATATATTCatatattttgtaattttttcatTGATCATTACACTTTGTTCGTTTTATTGTACATCATGTGGTTTATTATTGATGCTATATTCATTAGTTAATACATCTTTTCTATGTTTGTATGTTTCATTTGATTGTATAACTTGCCATTTCTTACTCACAAAATTTGAGTTGTTTATTGGGTTGTACATAGAGTTGTAGAAGAGTCAAGTAGAATTGAATTTTAACATAATTGAGTTAAGTTCAAGTCAATTTTAGTAAGTTCGAACTCAAATTAGATCTCAAGCTCCAATTCAAGACTAGTCAAGCTTGAGTTCATGCCTATTTTTTCAACTTTAATTCATATTCAATCAAgctaaaataaaaacaaaaaataaattttatattttttgaaataaataaaatagacatttgactctaatagataataaaaatattagagacatatatgtaattttataactaataataaaaatataaaaaaatataatttcaaGTTGACATGACCAACCAACACTCAAGTATTGGCTAAATTCGATAGGCTCAACTAAATCAACACAAATTCGACTCTCAATGTTGATCGAGTTTGAATCTAATTTTTATCGAGCCAACTCACTAATGATTGTACATGCTACGACTTCAGACTAAATATAAATTGTTGGGAAAATGATCTATTTGGCCCTTGAACTTTTAGTTTAGGTAAAATTAAGTCCTCTAACTATTTGTAGTCAACTTTTAGCCctcgaacttgtaaaattgggAACCCGTGACTCTTTTGGCCAGTTTATGCGGTTTTGCAACCAAAAAGCCAAGTCACATGAATGGCAGTATGCTTTAAAGAAGAGCCTTTTTATCCGCATAGAAATAAACAAAAAGTGAACAACTCCATCTAAGGTTTCTTCTCTCCAATGGTGAGAGCCTCTCTCTCTAGAAATGAGAGCTCCTCCCCTCGTTGTAGGAGAGTGAAACTGAAAACTCCCGCCCAATAATTAAACTCAAAGTTTCGAATCCCAAAACacaacctccaaaatttcaGAAAGTGAGATTGATCGAGCAAAGATCTTTGAAAGATAGTTCCTAACATCTCCAGTACCAAGTGAACAAAGTCCCGTTTTTTCCAATACCAAAAACTTTCACAGATTGTGTTACTCAAATCTACCAAGAccagttttttcctttttgcagcGGGAAACACAAGTACAGGACCATGAGCGGGAGGCAGAGCCCATGCGCACATAGTTCAGAACTTGCAATTCCTCACTCTGCGTAGAGGGGAAAGggggttttatttttttctgcTTTATTTTGGTTTTAGCTagttttcttctctcttccTCTTTGTTTGTTGATTTTGGCTGTTACTAGttctttaaaaaatatatatatatatatcttcctTTTGGTTGTGTCTTAAGGTGGCATCTGCTTCTTTAACTGGTGGAGCAAGAGCTCTTAGCATCGAGGGATAGTTCTGGGAACATTGTGAGTATTCCAAAAGAAGATGGAGGAAGTTCTTGTTAGTGCACTGAAAAGGTTTGATCTATCAGAAAAAGAGGTGGAAGGAATAGATCTAGATGATGAGGATGTGGAACTAAGTGTGCAGGACTGCAGGGGAAGTCTAGTGGGGAGAATAATGGGTGACAAGATTGCTAATTTCACAGGAGTAAAAAATTTCACTAATCATGTCTGGGGGTATCCCAGAAACTTAAGAGTGACGGAAATAGGACCCAATGTTTTTCAGTTTCAGTTTGAGAAGGAGGTTGAAAGGGAAAGAGTGCTAAGAGGAGGACCATGGATTATGGACAATCAAGTGTTAGTGATCAGAGAATGGAGTGCTggctttgaaaagaaaattgagTGCTTCAGATTCTCACCACTATGGATTCAGATCTGGAACTTGCCAACCCACTGGATGAGCAGTGCAGCGGGAGTAAAGATTGGAAGGGTATTTCGAAATGTAAAGGATGTCATTCTGCCTCCAGGAGGGGGGAAAGAGGGGAAGCACATGAAGATATTGGCAGAGATTGACCTATTACAACCTCTTATTAGAGGCACTACAGTAAAGCTTAATGGGGAAGTAGTCTGGGTAGAATTCAAGTATGAAAGATGCCCAGATTTCTGCTATAAATGTGGGATAATAGGTCATGGAGATAAGGTGTGTAAActggaaatgaatttgaatcagACGCATAGAGAGGCTCAGTTTGGACCGTGGATGAGAGCAGGAAACATTATGTTTTCTCCAATTAGGGAAGGTACTGGGAAGGAAATGGTGGTAAAAATCCATACCACAGGACAAGGGGAGGGAAGAGTTGAATCATATAGGACAATGGAAGGCCTGGATACAGGGAAGCAAACTGAAAGGAAAGGAATAACAGAAGGGGGAGGAAAAGATAGGAAATGAGAGGGACAAAGGGGAGGTGATAGTGAAAAGAAACGACagaggggaaggggaggggggaaaATGAAGGTGGGGCAAAAAGAGAGTCAACAACAGGAAGGTGTGAATGAGCTACGAAATAAGAAAATGGAGGAGGAGAATAAATCTAGCTTGATGGAGAACAAAATGGATATGGATGGGCTGGAGCAGGAGGAGGGCACAGGAAACTCCTTGTCATCAGCTCAAATGGACAATACAAATGAGAGCATGGAAGAGGGAAACCATAGAAAGGTGGTATTGATGACTAGTCAAGGAatggaagaaaaaagaaaacaacaaaaaggaTTCCACAGATCAAAAAGATTACCACTAAGAGAAATAAAGACAAACATCCAGGTTGTGGCAAAAggaggaaaaaggaagaagagtgGAGCAAAAGAGGAGGGGGAACCAATGGAGGAGGATGACTGGGaggaaccattacaaaaattacTCAAGATGGAGGTTCAAAAGCTCAAAGAGCAAGGGGAATTGGAGGCTATCCCTGGAATGCCTCCACTGTGCAAATGAAGGTACTGGTGTGGAATTGTCGAGGTGTGGGAGGACTCTTGACAATTCCCCAATTGAAGGAGATGATAAATCTCCACTTTCCAAGTATTGTGTTCCTGAGTgagacaaaaaacaaaaaaatagtgATGGAAAAAGTTAAAAGGCAACTGAATTTCGATCAATGTTATGTGGTAGATCCAGTTGGCAAGGCAGGAGGTCTAACTATGTTTTGGAAGGAGGAGGTGCAGGTGGAGAGTATCAATGATGGTAATTTCTTTATAGAGGTAAAAATAAAGGATCTGGAGGCAAAGAGTGAATGGTGGTTAGTGGGAGTGTATGCTAGTACTGAGGAAAACATTAGGAAAGAGCAATGGAAAATGATAgagcaaaaaaagaaagattggGGGGATCACTGGATCTTAGTGGGAGACTTCAATGATATAAGATCAGGGAAAGAAAAATTGGGAGGGGGGGAGAGTGAGAGCTGAGGGTAGCTTTAGAGAGTTTAACAGGTTTATCAAGGAAAATGAATTGGTGGAAATAGCTTTTGAAGGAAAACCATGGACATGGTATAACCAATGGGAAGGGGAGGGAGAGGTGAGAGAGAGATTAGACAGATGTTTAGGATCAGTGGACTGGTACCAACTTTTTGAAAAGGCAAGCTGTATTCACCAAGAAAATGAGGCCTCAGATCATAGCTTTATTATCCTGGACACTATCCCCAAtcagagaaaaaagaaaagaagattttATTTTGATCAAAGGTGGGCTAGAAATGAGGAAAGCAAAGGTATCATAGAGGCAGCATGGGGTAGGGAACAGAAGGGATCAAGAATGTTCAAAGTGATGAGGAAAATCAAAGAATGTCGAATGGCTCTGTTGTTATGGAATAGAAAGTTGAGGATGAACTCTGGGAAGAAAATAGAACAAATTAATGAGAAAATGCA
This portion of the Coffea eugenioides isolate CCC68of chromosome 11, Ceug_1.0, whole genome shotgun sequence genome encodes:
- the LOC113752002 gene encoding uncharacterized protein LOC113752002; protein product: MEEVLVSALKRFDLSEKEVEGIDLDDEDVELSVQDCRGSLVGRIMGDKIANFTGVKNFTNHVWGYPRNLRVTEIGPNVFQFQFEKEVERERVLRGGPWIMDNQVLVIREWSAGFEKKIECFRFSPLWIQIWNLPTHWMSSAAGVKIGRVFRNVKDVILPPGGGKEGKHMKILAEIDLLQPLIRGTTVKLNGEVVWVEFKYERCPDFCYKCGIIGHGDKVCKLEMNLNQTHREAQFGPWMRAGNIMFSPIREGTGKEMVVKIHTTGQGEGRVESYRTMEGLDTGKQTERKGITEGGGKDRK